One window of the Labeo rohita strain BAU-BD-2019 chromosome 9, IGBB_LRoh.1.0, whole genome shotgun sequence genome contains the following:
- the akap11 gene encoding A-kinase anchor protein 11 isoform X1, which produces MDACARIRGVPLKSRATMKKETIREGSNPCLKSLLKHKKELCNVVVELHNKEPQYLSEVHYVCLPSHAEGEDFTLQALTSLSTEMMELLRSLHVHTLKDEEILLLKDPKRPFERKDSVSQACSRALCILRHSPTPQISVCSMLGLLARYTAGIRYALELQVLQRGTSEACQAEDDDTNQSVSSIEEDFVTAFEHLEEDDTGAHSQRNQRDVASQTVPSHLRDLSGSRIIISSIPRKSLRKEKAAAKVSETVPKSTTWPATSESLYALSSLPKGRATSTSLTESDESDCSSPSPIIFLDEVGYQKSLKAKLDIPKIPVLKDGVEDSDSEVSEFFDSFDQFDELDQSFDSNIKVLKEQPHPGQTEKHVDNSGCKFVSRGCSTTAMNPHKFDHRTLPANVKKPTPLKPGSPYSIHSDSPDSPRPARTPCEESGPLFSPVRSSAFSPLGEGGSLEYFWKADGDGSELRKPQDLCSLYKTYSDFANNLSKEILGSVCGYSSPVDFNINKNLSCVCHKEFKNTNGHLMKLSDIQETVTITKSQSQSLKDGIQKFATDLVEMSLGSALRDLQKGVSSCTTTLCHLAARLTSSVFQMAFHEIGMRHAFVLKERAINGLANFLVGEAISGALKEFLFVKKQIFNNTVTRFAADLAEELVFEGIMEVCQFSHPSTPLTPSDWSFEQEEEVVSSYASDLSESVLQEAFIELSQADVTFTTQAAISVSVDNICYVSAEDSSLITKTCSAQTSYLGSQAVVEATNQEQDGCTVKKALYCVSGMASCVPVPVAGKVISHVHNSDEPSQYKSSIGHVCQTSPKRTICCQGEVASSTSDTSEATQTESSPGPARTQDASGEELVGNPSGENDSGKPSIGKTFQSFSGNMVDTIVGEAFDLMHSSTKVKKKVEDCADFLSKTIAARISTPSHGVVKSQDLRGSSQVPFHLVSKGSCDPSYRNIRPVSKITPEVRSVVRMDTLEVPSFEVASCGGRKVSAEDFPSSNSGTKSTEVPSTPPSSPQQPSDQYNEKQIRQFSKKLKGTLAKEFSPATPPPTPYYPPASDTKEEGSVSDKADFMLKLIRSLSEEAVSNEDEEEDQDDGPHSRNCQAELSPNVRSRMIERSALHYAERLACHIVSMATEMDTISLGDVKKPAGDESKGSVALHSAQFSEQTLNSLWTYAGEVAGEVINDVKKMMSSSHCRHKTIKRGSVNSADKRQSGEGLLGSLTCQWSGDAQVGSSGMSSEYPSCESVTDEYAGYLIKVLKKEGGNRELILDQYATRLAYRSIKSGLAHAARKIKQRSPLRLHSSRRLHNDRSPDVSQIPISKSSHTDGKDGSSCESLPCACQDGQDMSSNEYVELVNFAESLAYNITCDVTRKLRMSSVRLPKSLTDSCLYRKSTVEDVPENLMKNTFSCSLLPYTETNRLYHSTSSLNDGKSNNGVMQVIEHYARKIVDDTLEMTLGPGCVQAAGDRRALERNSFTEKLAEAYEACRYCQGRECLFCSRDSRHGFQGLKIRRQQESDAVTGLEIPRIHIDLEKRAAFAEEMVSSAIEKAKKELSCTSLNADSGIGHDGASFAESLTTEIMTSALSNVCQTVNLGTSRREGINVTESTVSQQLSLSVGDDSLGSWSNLSFEEDHPDESSSFHHLSDSSNGNSSSWSSLGLEGEVYEEHLSFSPSDSDGTEEKEAEAKEDSVGAVRVEREHGLAERALLVVSTDVQGRAVDPQLTAVLQWIAASIADLSSMQLSQFSAQELQQLPAVAQRLREREFRVGDLLQALLRYFEERRTEEEVGDTRNDHKSLFQWLLEQA; this is translated from the exons ATGGACGCCTGTGCACGGATCAGAGGAGTCCCGTTAAAGAGCCGTGCCACCATGAAGAAAGAG ACCATCCGTGAGGGCTCGAACCCATGCTTGAAGAGCCTGTTGAAACACAAGAAGGAGCTGTGCAATGTGGTAGTGGAGCTGCACAATAAAGAACCACAGTATCTATCAGAA GTACATTATGTGTGCTTACCTAGTCACGCTGAGGGGGAAGACTTTACTCTACAG GCTCTGACATCCCTTTCCACTGAGATGATGGAGTTGCTTAGATCACTACATGTACATACCCTTAAAGACGAAGAGATTCTGCTCCTCAAGGACCCCAAAAGGCCCTTTGAGAGAAAAGACAGTGTTTCTCAG gccTGTTCCAGAGCCTTGTGCATATTGAGACATAGCCCCACTCCTCAGATAAGTGTTTGCAGCATGCTGGGGTTGTTGGCTCGATACACAGCTGGGATAAGGTATGCACTGGAGTTACAGGTTCTGCAGAGGGGCACTTCAGAAGCATGCCAAGCTGAGGATGATGACACCAATCAATCTGTCTCTTCTATCGAAGAGGACTTTGTTACTGCTTTTGAGCATCTTGAGGAGGATGATACAG GTGCCCATAGTCAGAGGAACCAAAGGGATGTGGCATCCCAGACTGTCCCTTCTCATTTAAGAGACTTATCTGGATCTCGCATTATTATAAGTTCCATACCGAGGAAGTCATTGCGAAAGGAGAAGGCTGCTGCTAAAGTGTCAGAAACAGTCCCGAAGTCAACAACATGGCCTGCAACTTCAGAGAGCTTGTATGCACTTAGCAGTCTTCCAAAGGGACGTGCTACTTCCACATCCCTCACGGAGTCAGATGAGTCAGACTGCTCGAGTCCCAGCCCTATTATATTCCTGGATGAAGTTGGATATCAGAAGAGTCTTAAAGCAAAACTTGACATTCCCAAGATCCCCGTTTTAAAGGACGGAGTAGAAGACTCTGACTCAGAAGTCAGTGAATTTTTCGACAGCTTTGATCAGTTTGATGAACTAGACCAGTCTTTTGATTCCAACATCAAGGTTCTTAAAGAACAGCCCCACCCTGGTCAAACAGAGAAGCATGTTGACAACTCTGGTTGTAAATTTGTATCAAGGGGGTGCTCGACCACAGCAATGAACCCTCACAAGTTTGATCATAGGACTCTTCCAGCCAATGTCAAGAAACCAACTCCGCTTAAACCAGGATCACCGTACAGTATTCACTCTGATTCACCAGATTCCCCGCGGCCTGCGAGGACTCCCTGCGAGGAAAGCGGGCCGCTCTTCAGTCCGGTTCGTTCATCTGCATTCAGCCCATTGGGAGAAGGAGGCTCCTTAGAGTATTTTTGGAAGGCAGATGGAGATGGCTCAGAATTGCGTAAACCACAGGACCTTTGCTCGCTGTACAAAACGTACTCTGATTTTGCCAACAACCTATCAAAAGAAATCCTTGGATCAGTCTGTGGGTACTCCTCCCCTGttgattttaacattaataagaaCTTGAGCTGCGTGTGTCATAAGGAGTTCAAAAACACTAATGGGCATCTAATGAAGCTTTCAGACATCCAGGAGACAGTCACCATCACCAAATCCCAATCACAGTCTCTTAAGGATGGGATTCAGAAGTTTGCTACAGACTTGGTTGAAATGAGCCTTGGAAGTGCCTTAAGGGACTTGCAGAAAGGTGTGTCCTCCTGTACCACTACGCTTTGCCATTTGGCTGCAAGGCTGACTTCTTCAGTATTTCAGATGGCCTTTCATGAGATAGGTATGCGCCATGCATTTGTGTTAAAAGAGCGTGCCATAAACGGCCTAGCCAATTTCCTAGTAGGCGAAGCCATTTCCGGAGCCCTCAAAGAGTTTCTCTTTGTGAAAAAGCAAATTTTCAACAACACAGTCACACGTTTCGCCGCAGATCTTGCTGAGGAGTTAGTGTTCGAGGGTATTATGGAGGTTTGCCAGTTTTCACATCCCTCGACGCCACTTACACCAAGCGACTGGTCGTTTGAGCAAGAGGAGGAAGTGGTATCGTCCTACGCCTCTGACCTGTCAGAGTCTGTTCTCCAAGAGGCTTTTATAGAGCTCTCACAAGCTGATGTGACTTTCACTACACAGGCAGCTATCAGTGTGTCAGTCGACAACATTTGCTACGTGAGTGCGGAAGATAGTTCTCTCATCACAAAAACCTGCAGTGCCCAAACTAGCTATCTTGGATCTCAGGCTGTCGTAGAGGCTACAAATCAAGAGCAGGACGGTTGCACGGTGAAGAAAGCCTTGTATTGCGTGTCCGGTATGGCCAGTTGTGTTCCAGTTCCTGTGGCTGGCAAGGTCATATCCCATGTGCACAACTCAGACGAACCTTCTCAGTATAAATCCAGTATTGGGCACGTATGTCAGACAagtcctaaaagaaccatttgttGCCAAGGGGAAGTGGCATCCTCAACTTCCGATACCTCTGAAGCAACTCAGACTGAATCATCACCAGGTCCTGCAAGAACCCAGGATGCCAGTGGTGAGGAACTTGTTGGCAATCCATCCGGTGAAAATGATTCTGGCAAACCCTCGATTGGAAAGACTTTTCAGAGCTTCTCCGGGAATATGGTGGACACTATAGTAGGCGAGGCATTCGATCTAATGCATTCTTCAacaaaagtgaagaagaaagtTGAGGATTGCGCAGACTTTTTGAGCAAAACGATAGCAGCTCGCATATCTACTCCAAGCCATGGAGTTGTTAAATCGCAAGATCTGAGAGGTTCCTCTCAGGTTCCCTTTCACTTGGTGTCAAAGGGCTCTTGTGACCCATCCTACAGAAATATACGTCCAGTCTCCAAGATCACCCCGGAGGTCCGTTCTGTCGTGAGAATGGACACTTTGGAAGTGCCAAGTTTTGAAGTAGCCTCATGTGGTGGTAGAAAAGTTAGTGCAGAGGATTTTCCAAGCAGCAACTCTGGAACAAAATCAACTGAAGTCCCTAGCACTCCACCCTCAAGTCCCCAGCAGCCATCCGACCAGTACAATGAGAAACAGATCAGACAGTTCTCAAAGAAGCTCAAAGGTACACTCGCAAAAGAATTTTCTCCCGCGACTCCTCCACCCACCCCTTATTACCCGCCTGCCTCCGACACCAAAGAAGAAGGTTCAGTTTCAGACAAGGCAGATTTCATGCTAAAACTCATTAGGTCTCTTTCTGAAGAAGCTGTCAGCAATGAAGACGAGGAGGAGGACCAGGATGATGGTCCTCACTCTAGAAACTGCCAGGCAGAGCTGAGTCCCAACGTCAGAAGCAGAATGATCGAAAGGAGCGCTCTCCATTATGCAGAGCGTTTAGCATGCCACATTGTTTCAATGGCCACTGAGATGGACACCATAAGTCTCGGAGATGTAAAGAAGCCAGCGGGTGATGAAAGCAAAGGCAGTGTTGCCTTGCATAGCGCTCAGTTCTCAGAGCAGACTTTAAACTCTTTGTGGACGTATGCTGGAGAAGTTGCTGGAGAAGTCATCAATGATGTCAAAAAGATGATGAGTTCGAGCCATTGTCGTCATAAAACGATCAAAAGAGGATCTGTAAACTCTGCAGACAAGCGTCAGAGTGGAGAAGGCCTTTTAGGAAGTTTGACTTGCCAGTGGTCTGGTGATGCCCAAGTGGGTTCAAGTGGGATGTCATCAGAGTATCCAAGTTGCGAGAGCGTCACTGACGAATATGCGGGATACCTCATTAAGGTCCTCAAGAAAGAAGGAGGCAACCGAGAGCTTATTTTGGATCAGTACGCCACTCGCTTGGCATATCGATCTATTAAATCTGGCCTGGCTCACGCGGCacgaaaaataaaacagagatcGCCGTTGAGGCTTCACTCCTCTAGGCGTTTGCACAATGATCGTAGTCCTGATGTTTCTCAGATTCCCATATCCAAGTCATCCCACACTGATGGAAAAGATGGATCCTCTTGTGAATCTCTGCCTTGTGCTTGTCAAGACGGCCAAGACATGAGCAGTAATGAATATGTAGAGCTTGTAAACTTCGCAGAGTCTCTGGCCTACAACATCACGTGTGATGTTACGAGAAAGCTGAGAATGAGCTCAGTTAGACTGCCAAAATCGCTCACCGATTCTTGCCTCTACAGGAAATCCACAGTCGAGGACGTGCCAGAGAATctcatgaaaaatacattttcatgctCTCTTTTACCTTACACGGAAACTAACAGGCTGTACCATAGTACGAGCAGCTTAAACGATGGGAAAAGCAACAACGGTGTAATGCAAGTGATTGAACACTATGCCAGGAAAATTGTTGATGACACTTTGGAAATGACGCTGGGGCCAGGATGCGTTCAGGCAGCTGGGGACAGGAGGGCGCTTGAGCGCAATTCTTTCACAGAAAAGCTGGCTGAGGCGTACGAAGCCTGTCGATACTGCCAAGGTCGAGAGTGCCTGTTTTGCAGCAGAGACAGTCGTCACGGTTTCCAGGGACTGAAAATAAGGAGGCAACAAGAATCCGATGCAGTGACCGGCCTGGAAATACCTAGAATACACATTGATTTGGAAAAAAGAGCTGCTTTTGCTGAGGAAATGGTGTCTAGTGCCATTGAGAAAGCCAAGAAGGAACTGAGCTGCACCAGTCTGAATGCAGACAGTGGGATTGGTCATGATGGCGCAAGCTTTGCAGAAAGTCTCACCACAGAGATTATGACATCCGCATTGTCCAACGTCTGCCAAACCGTCAATCTTGG TACCTCTAGGAGAGAAGGCATCAATGTGACCGAGTCAACAGTGAGTCAGCAGCTCAGTTTGAGCGTCGGTGATGACAGTCTCGGTAGTTGGTCCAATCTGAGTTTTGAAGAAGACCACCCAGATGAGAGCAGCAGCTTTCACCATCTAAGTGACAG CAGTAATGGAAACAGCAGTAGCTGGAGCAGTCTGGGTTTAGAAGGCGAGGTTTATGAAGAGCATTTGTCCTTCTCTCCATCAGACAG TGACGGCACTGAAGAGAAGGAAGCTGAGGCCAAAGAGGATTCAGTTG GAGCAGTGCGAGTGGAGAGGGAACACGGGCTGGCAGAAAGAGCTCTGCTGGTGGTCAGTACAGATGTCCAGGGTCGAGCCGTGGACCCCCAGCTGACGGCTGTGCTCCAGTGGATCGCCGCCTCTATCGCTGATCTGTCTTCAATGCAGCTGAGCCAGTTCTCAGCCCAGGAGCTGCAGCAG
- the akap11 gene encoding A-kinase anchor protein 11 isoform X2 yields MDACARIRGVPLKSRATMKKETIREGSNPCLKSLLKHKKELCNVVVELHNKEPQYLSEVHYVCLPSHAEGEDFTLQALTSLSTEMMELLRSLHVHTLKDEEILLLKDPKRPFERKDSVSQACSRALCILRHSPTPQISVCSMLGLLARYTAGIRYALELQVLQRGTSEACQAEDDDTNQSVSSIEEDFVTAFEHLEEDDTGAHSQRNQRDVASQTVPSHLRDLSGSRIIISSIPRKSLRKEKAAAKVSETVPKSTTWPATSESLYALSSLPKGRATSTSLTESDESDCSSPSPIIFLDEVGYQKSLKAKLDIPKIPVLKDGVEDSDSEVSEFFDSFDQFDELDQSFDSNIKVLKEQPHPGQTEKHVDNSGCKFVSRGCSTTAMNPHKFDHRTLPANVKKPTPLKPGSPYSIHSDSPDSPRPARTPCEESGPLFSPVRSSAFSPLGEGGSLEYFWKADGDGSELRKPQDLCSLYKTYSDFANNLSKEILGSVCGYSSPVDFNINKNLSCVCHKEFKNTNGHLMKLSDIQETVTITKSQSQSLKDGIQKFATDLVEMSLGSALRDLQKGVSSCTTTLCHLAARLTSSVFQMAFHEIGMRHAFVLKERAINGLANFLVGEAISGALKEFLFVKKQIFNNTVTRFAADLAEELVFEGIMEVCQFSHPSTPLTPSDWSFEQEEEVVSSYASDLSESVLQEAFIELSQADVTFTTQAAISVSVDNICYVSAEDSSLITKTCSAQTSYLGSQAVVEATNQEQDGCTVKKALYCVSGMASCVPVPVAGKVISHVHNSDEPSQYKSSIGHVCQTSPKRTICCQGEVASSTSDTSEATQTESSPGPARTQDASGEELVGNPSGENDSGKPSIGKTFQSFSGNMVDTIVGEAFDLMHSSTKVKKKVEDCADFLSKTIAARISTPSHGVVKSQDLRGSSQVPFHLVSKGSCDPSYRNIRPVSKITPEVRSVVRMDTLEVPSFEVASCGGRKVSAEDFPSSNSGTKSTEVPSTPPSSPQQPSDQYNEKQIRQFSKKLKGTLAKEFSPATPPPTPYYPPASDTKEEGSVSDKADFMLKLIRSLSEEAVSNEDEEEDQDDGPHSRNCQAELSPNVRSRMIERSALHYAERLACHIVSMATEMDTISLGDVKKPAGDESKGSVALHSAQFSEQTLNSLWTYAGEVAGEVINDVKKMMSSSHCRHKTIKRGSVNSADKRQSGEGLLGSLTCQWSGDAQVGSSGMSSEYPSCESVTDEYAGYLIKVLKKEGGNRELILDQYATRLAYRSIKSGLAHAARKIKQRSPLRLHSSRRLHNDRSPDVSQIPISKSSHTDGKDGSSCESLPCACQDGQDMSSNEYVELVNFAESLAYNITCDVTRKLRMSSVRLPKSLTDSCLYRKSTVEDVPENLMKNTFSCSLLPYTETNRLYHSTSSLNDGKSNNGVMQVIEHYARKIVDDTLEMTLGPGCVQAAGDRRALERNSFTEKLAEAYEACRYCQGRECLFCSRDSRHGFQGLKIRRQQESDAVTGLEIPRIHIDLEKRAAFAEEMVSSAIEKAKKELSCTSLNADSGIGHDGASFAESLTTEIMTSALSNVCQTVNLGTSRREGINVTESTVSQQLSLSVGDDSLGSWSNLSFEEDHPDESSSFHHLSDSNGNSSSWSSLGLEGEVYEEHLSFSPSDSDGTEEKEAEAKEDSVGAVRVEREHGLAERALLVVSTDVQGRAVDPQLTAVLQWIAASIADLSSMQLSQFSAQELQQLPAVAQRLREREFRVGDLLQALLRYFEERRTEEEVGDTRNDHKSLFQWLLEQA; encoded by the exons ATGGACGCCTGTGCACGGATCAGAGGAGTCCCGTTAAAGAGCCGTGCCACCATGAAGAAAGAG ACCATCCGTGAGGGCTCGAACCCATGCTTGAAGAGCCTGTTGAAACACAAGAAGGAGCTGTGCAATGTGGTAGTGGAGCTGCACAATAAAGAACCACAGTATCTATCAGAA GTACATTATGTGTGCTTACCTAGTCACGCTGAGGGGGAAGACTTTACTCTACAG GCTCTGACATCCCTTTCCACTGAGATGATGGAGTTGCTTAGATCACTACATGTACATACCCTTAAAGACGAAGAGATTCTGCTCCTCAAGGACCCCAAAAGGCCCTTTGAGAGAAAAGACAGTGTTTCTCAG gccTGTTCCAGAGCCTTGTGCATATTGAGACATAGCCCCACTCCTCAGATAAGTGTTTGCAGCATGCTGGGGTTGTTGGCTCGATACACAGCTGGGATAAGGTATGCACTGGAGTTACAGGTTCTGCAGAGGGGCACTTCAGAAGCATGCCAAGCTGAGGATGATGACACCAATCAATCTGTCTCTTCTATCGAAGAGGACTTTGTTACTGCTTTTGAGCATCTTGAGGAGGATGATACAG GTGCCCATAGTCAGAGGAACCAAAGGGATGTGGCATCCCAGACTGTCCCTTCTCATTTAAGAGACTTATCTGGATCTCGCATTATTATAAGTTCCATACCGAGGAAGTCATTGCGAAAGGAGAAGGCTGCTGCTAAAGTGTCAGAAACAGTCCCGAAGTCAACAACATGGCCTGCAACTTCAGAGAGCTTGTATGCACTTAGCAGTCTTCCAAAGGGACGTGCTACTTCCACATCCCTCACGGAGTCAGATGAGTCAGACTGCTCGAGTCCCAGCCCTATTATATTCCTGGATGAAGTTGGATATCAGAAGAGTCTTAAAGCAAAACTTGACATTCCCAAGATCCCCGTTTTAAAGGACGGAGTAGAAGACTCTGACTCAGAAGTCAGTGAATTTTTCGACAGCTTTGATCAGTTTGATGAACTAGACCAGTCTTTTGATTCCAACATCAAGGTTCTTAAAGAACAGCCCCACCCTGGTCAAACAGAGAAGCATGTTGACAACTCTGGTTGTAAATTTGTATCAAGGGGGTGCTCGACCACAGCAATGAACCCTCACAAGTTTGATCATAGGACTCTTCCAGCCAATGTCAAGAAACCAACTCCGCTTAAACCAGGATCACCGTACAGTATTCACTCTGATTCACCAGATTCCCCGCGGCCTGCGAGGACTCCCTGCGAGGAAAGCGGGCCGCTCTTCAGTCCGGTTCGTTCATCTGCATTCAGCCCATTGGGAGAAGGAGGCTCCTTAGAGTATTTTTGGAAGGCAGATGGAGATGGCTCAGAATTGCGTAAACCACAGGACCTTTGCTCGCTGTACAAAACGTACTCTGATTTTGCCAACAACCTATCAAAAGAAATCCTTGGATCAGTCTGTGGGTACTCCTCCCCTGttgattttaacattaataagaaCTTGAGCTGCGTGTGTCATAAGGAGTTCAAAAACACTAATGGGCATCTAATGAAGCTTTCAGACATCCAGGAGACAGTCACCATCACCAAATCCCAATCACAGTCTCTTAAGGATGGGATTCAGAAGTTTGCTACAGACTTGGTTGAAATGAGCCTTGGAAGTGCCTTAAGGGACTTGCAGAAAGGTGTGTCCTCCTGTACCACTACGCTTTGCCATTTGGCTGCAAGGCTGACTTCTTCAGTATTTCAGATGGCCTTTCATGAGATAGGTATGCGCCATGCATTTGTGTTAAAAGAGCGTGCCATAAACGGCCTAGCCAATTTCCTAGTAGGCGAAGCCATTTCCGGAGCCCTCAAAGAGTTTCTCTTTGTGAAAAAGCAAATTTTCAACAACACAGTCACACGTTTCGCCGCAGATCTTGCTGAGGAGTTAGTGTTCGAGGGTATTATGGAGGTTTGCCAGTTTTCACATCCCTCGACGCCACTTACACCAAGCGACTGGTCGTTTGAGCAAGAGGAGGAAGTGGTATCGTCCTACGCCTCTGACCTGTCAGAGTCTGTTCTCCAAGAGGCTTTTATAGAGCTCTCACAAGCTGATGTGACTTTCACTACACAGGCAGCTATCAGTGTGTCAGTCGACAACATTTGCTACGTGAGTGCGGAAGATAGTTCTCTCATCACAAAAACCTGCAGTGCCCAAACTAGCTATCTTGGATCTCAGGCTGTCGTAGAGGCTACAAATCAAGAGCAGGACGGTTGCACGGTGAAGAAAGCCTTGTATTGCGTGTCCGGTATGGCCAGTTGTGTTCCAGTTCCTGTGGCTGGCAAGGTCATATCCCATGTGCACAACTCAGACGAACCTTCTCAGTATAAATCCAGTATTGGGCACGTATGTCAGACAagtcctaaaagaaccatttgttGCCAAGGGGAAGTGGCATCCTCAACTTCCGATACCTCTGAAGCAACTCAGACTGAATCATCACCAGGTCCTGCAAGAACCCAGGATGCCAGTGGTGAGGAACTTGTTGGCAATCCATCCGGTGAAAATGATTCTGGCAAACCCTCGATTGGAAAGACTTTTCAGAGCTTCTCCGGGAATATGGTGGACACTATAGTAGGCGAGGCATTCGATCTAATGCATTCTTCAacaaaagtgaagaagaaagtTGAGGATTGCGCAGACTTTTTGAGCAAAACGATAGCAGCTCGCATATCTACTCCAAGCCATGGAGTTGTTAAATCGCAAGATCTGAGAGGTTCCTCTCAGGTTCCCTTTCACTTGGTGTCAAAGGGCTCTTGTGACCCATCCTACAGAAATATACGTCCAGTCTCCAAGATCACCCCGGAGGTCCGTTCTGTCGTGAGAATGGACACTTTGGAAGTGCCAAGTTTTGAAGTAGCCTCATGTGGTGGTAGAAAAGTTAGTGCAGAGGATTTTCCAAGCAGCAACTCTGGAACAAAATCAACTGAAGTCCCTAGCACTCCACCCTCAAGTCCCCAGCAGCCATCCGACCAGTACAATGAGAAACAGATCAGACAGTTCTCAAAGAAGCTCAAAGGTACACTCGCAAAAGAATTTTCTCCCGCGACTCCTCCACCCACCCCTTATTACCCGCCTGCCTCCGACACCAAAGAAGAAGGTTCAGTTTCAGACAAGGCAGATTTCATGCTAAAACTCATTAGGTCTCTTTCTGAAGAAGCTGTCAGCAATGAAGACGAGGAGGAGGACCAGGATGATGGTCCTCACTCTAGAAACTGCCAGGCAGAGCTGAGTCCCAACGTCAGAAGCAGAATGATCGAAAGGAGCGCTCTCCATTATGCAGAGCGTTTAGCATGCCACATTGTTTCAATGGCCACTGAGATGGACACCATAAGTCTCGGAGATGTAAAGAAGCCAGCGGGTGATGAAAGCAAAGGCAGTGTTGCCTTGCATAGCGCTCAGTTCTCAGAGCAGACTTTAAACTCTTTGTGGACGTATGCTGGAGAAGTTGCTGGAGAAGTCATCAATGATGTCAAAAAGATGATGAGTTCGAGCCATTGTCGTCATAAAACGATCAAAAGAGGATCTGTAAACTCTGCAGACAAGCGTCAGAGTGGAGAAGGCCTTTTAGGAAGTTTGACTTGCCAGTGGTCTGGTGATGCCCAAGTGGGTTCAAGTGGGATGTCATCAGAGTATCCAAGTTGCGAGAGCGTCACTGACGAATATGCGGGATACCTCATTAAGGTCCTCAAGAAAGAAGGAGGCAACCGAGAGCTTATTTTGGATCAGTACGCCACTCGCTTGGCATATCGATCTATTAAATCTGGCCTGGCTCACGCGGCacgaaaaataaaacagagatcGCCGTTGAGGCTTCACTCCTCTAGGCGTTTGCACAATGATCGTAGTCCTGATGTTTCTCAGATTCCCATATCCAAGTCATCCCACACTGATGGAAAAGATGGATCCTCTTGTGAATCTCTGCCTTGTGCTTGTCAAGACGGCCAAGACATGAGCAGTAATGAATATGTAGAGCTTGTAAACTTCGCAGAGTCTCTGGCCTACAACATCACGTGTGATGTTACGAGAAAGCTGAGAATGAGCTCAGTTAGACTGCCAAAATCGCTCACCGATTCTTGCCTCTACAGGAAATCCACAGTCGAGGACGTGCCAGAGAATctcatgaaaaatacattttcatgctCTCTTTTACCTTACACGGAAACTAACAGGCTGTACCATAGTACGAGCAGCTTAAACGATGGGAAAAGCAACAACGGTGTAATGCAAGTGATTGAACACTATGCCAGGAAAATTGTTGATGACACTTTGGAAATGACGCTGGGGCCAGGATGCGTTCAGGCAGCTGGGGACAGGAGGGCGCTTGAGCGCAATTCTTTCACAGAAAAGCTGGCTGAGGCGTACGAAGCCTGTCGATACTGCCAAGGTCGAGAGTGCCTGTTTTGCAGCAGAGACAGTCGTCACGGTTTCCAGGGACTGAAAATAAGGAGGCAACAAGAATCCGATGCAGTGACCGGCCTGGAAATACCTAGAATACACATTGATTTGGAAAAAAGAGCTGCTTTTGCTGAGGAAATGGTGTCTAGTGCCATTGAGAAAGCCAAGAAGGAACTGAGCTGCACCAGTCTGAATGCAGACAGTGGGATTGGTCATGATGGCGCAAGCTTTGCAGAAAGTCTCACCACAGAGATTATGACATCCGCATTGTCCAACGTCTGCCAAACCGTCAATCTTGG TACCTCTAGGAGAGAAGGCATCAATGTGACCGAGTCAACAGTGAGTCAGCAGCTCAGTTTGAGCGTCGGTGATGACAGTCTCGGTAGTTGGTCCAATCTGAGTTTTGAAGAAGACCACCCAGATGAGAGCAGCAGCTTTCACCATCTAAGTGACAG TAATGGAAACAGCAGTAGCTGGAGCAGTCTGGGTTTAGAAGGCGAGGTTTATGAAGAGCATTTGTCCTTCTCTCCATCAGACAG TGACGGCACTGAAGAGAAGGAAGCTGAGGCCAAAGAGGATTCAGTTG GAGCAGTGCGAGTGGAGAGGGAACACGGGCTGGCAGAAAGAGCTCTGCTGGTGGTCAGTACAGATGTCCAGGGTCGAGCCGTGGACCCCCAGCTGACGGCTGTGCTCCAGTGGATCGCCGCCTCTATCGCTGATCTGTCTTCAATGCAGCTGAGCCAGTTCTCAGCCCAGGAGCTGCAGCAG